The DNA segment CGAATGCGCGCATATCAAAATGTTGCTCGATCTTGTGCCATAGCTTGCATTAACAGTATTGAAATGAATTTCTTCATTGTTTTACAAAATTAAACAgtaaaaatagaataaaatcaatcatgtatatatacatTAATTATATCTTTTTGGACTTCCTAGAGTACACCATTCCCCGGATCCCATCCGGATCCACCACGAACCCGAGTGGCCTGTAAAAACCCAGCACTCGGGGCTCCGAATACAGAGCAATATTGGCGATCCCCTTCTCCGCCAGATCGGAGACCAATCTCTCCATCACAGCCTTCCCCAGCCCAATCCCCTGGAAACTGGGGTCCACCACAACATCCCAGATGATCGCGTTGAACACCCCGTCCCCCGTGGCTCTGGCGAACGCCACCGGCTTCCGCGTCTTCTCG comes from the Henckelia pumila isolate YLH828 chromosome 1, ASM3356847v2, whole genome shotgun sequence genome and includes:
- the LOC140876029 gene encoding GCN5-related N-acetyltransferase 1, chloroplastic, with amino-acid sequence MLLRSPIPFTPPLVKPTRPHQRHVVPFASAAVSAFSISDESLSSRGFTFHRTIDNLNLDSLNTVFEAVGFPRRDVEKIRVALEHTDAVLWVEYEKTRKPVAFARATGDGVFNAIIWDVVVDPSFQGIGLGKAVMERLVSDLAEKGIANIALYSEPRVLGFYRPLGFVVDPDGIRGMVYSRKSKKI